In one window of Toxotes jaculatrix isolate fToxJac2 chromosome 10, fToxJac2.pri, whole genome shotgun sequence DNA:
- the znf185 gene encoding zinc finger protein 185 isoform X2, with protein MSNKGDRAAVFRTTKVRTKLKGDGSWLQRRSEPQAETEEEKPWIAEVRASRLNGAPTDTSPVSSPTTSTPPPTKPDTERAPATGYLIRGVFTKLEDKPASSSTSNGFSGTTQFNKKPSESYKKIALHTVRPTSETQESQLSQEEQERRKEAASNVLKKSAVRQRSYVLSAAKKYDSKEKAPDTPLVNSSPSFVAKRVEITDDDESNMTPAPASSPAPSPVSPVAPVTSVASAPQPKPRKIVDTSVKTAVNVAVDEPVAPKVEETAPEPVQKDPAPVSVTEKDPFEDVKPGCTKVATPLPELVPVCVEAVCAKPEPEDSGVSGKAGTPLVKLVPALPTPAPTTTPPSPAPAPTVPEPPAPVSAVTAIAVKTESEPEVEPGSESEPQTEPEPEPEQKPEPKPEPESTPSPKPSSSGDTLTALYDTLIPFDTSSTSFKDDEPVLAKEEGGSADSHTTENSVEKEPEPALSNCEPITDDLLALDDSPEESAEPVPPSPGRWSQDLLSALDSEAEPAKTSGTLDLLADDIILINTEARSLSTQREEEKQTDETAKETQSPTETVTITTTTVIITDKSEEDRADPWSSHVTTTVTASSSADPFDPYPIGTTSPNSSSDLLQPLADISINSAPAPTMENKDSGPETNMSGAALTSLADDIIPIDTDTTSPSTQSQRSWARTWETSTPQQTNAEESQEPEPEGQAEDQQTLIMFERKSTENDSPWDRWTSPTVYTVTTTTGEEEEEEEEEKEESPEDTQTQTVTTTTTIREMHSEPEPAMDRTVTEEDRRVQTPEPEGKKAFVYVKEYVNATELSLHNTRDTMEGKSDYLTSSSVSDSFSSPPTHSSGSLSSTCTYCGEQVGHDARITIEHLNINCHPDCFKCAVCSKPMGDLLYSMFIHGGKVHCECCYSKALD; from the exons ATGTCAAACA AGGGGgacagagcagctgtttttcGTACCACCAAAGTGCGGACCAAGCTGAAGGGAGACGGCAGCTGGTTGCAGCGCCGCAGTGAACCTCAGGCTgaaactgaggaggagaaaCCCTG GATAGCAGAGGTAAGAGCCAGTCGTTTGAATGGAGCCCCTACAGATACCAGTCCAGTGTCTTCCCCAACAACATCCACTCCGCCACCCACCAAGCCTGACACTGAAAG AGCACCAGCAACAGGATATCTGATCAG aggCGTTTTCACTAAACTGGAAGATAAGCCTGCGTCATCCTCAACATCTAATGGCTTTAG tggaaCAACACAATTCAACAAAAAACCTTCAGAGAGCTACAAGAAGAT AGCCCTTCACACTGTGAGGCCCACTTCAGAGACCCAGGAGAGCCAGCTTagccaggaggagcaggagagacg GAAAGAGGCAGCTAGCAATGTTCTGAAGAAATCTGCAGTCAGGCAGCGGTCGTATGTGCTTTCTGCTGCTAAGAAATATGA CTCTAAAGAAAAAGCACCTGACACCCCATTGGTCAACAGCAGTCCATCATTTGTGGCTAAAAG GGTGGAGattactgatgatgatgagagcaACATGACTCCAGCACCTGCCAGCTCTCCGGCCCCCTCCCCCGTCTCACCCGTCGCCCCTGTCACATCTGTTGCCTCTGCGCCACAGCCCAAACCAAGGAAAAT AGTTGACACCAgtgtaaaaacagctgttaatgTCGCTGTCGATGAGCCGGTGGCTCCAAAGGTGGAGGAGACTGCACCAGAGCCCGTGCAAAAAGACCCCGCTCCAGTGTCTGTTACAGAAAAAGACCCGTTTGAAGACGTGAAACCAGGGTGCACCAAGGTGGCCACGCCTCTCCCTGAACTTGTCCCTGTGTGCGTTGAAGCAGTCTGTGCCAAGCCAGAGCCTGAGGATTCAGGTGTCTCTGGGAAAGCCGGGACCCCTCTGGTTAAACTTGTCCCTGCATTACCAACCCCGGCTCCAACAACAACTCCACCATCTCCTGCCCCAGCTCCAACTGTCCCAGAGCCACCTGCTCCAGTGTCTGCTGTAACAGCGATCGCAGTGAAGACAGAATCTGAACCTGAAGTAGAGCCTGGATCAGAatcagagccacagacagag ccagaaccagagccagagcAAAAACCAGAACCAAAACCAGAACCAGAATCTACACCGTCTCCAAAGCCGAG CTCCAGCGGTGACACGCTTACCGCCTTGTACGACACTCTCATTCCATTTGACACAAGTTCAACCAG TTTCAAGGATGATGAGCCAGTGCTGGcaaaggaagagggaggctcAGCGGACAGTCACACCACAGAGAACAG TGTTGAAAAGGAGCCAGAACCAGCACTCAGCAACTGTGAACCAATAACAGACGATCTCCTGGCTCTTGATGATAG TCCAGAGGAGTCAGCAGAGCCTGTTCCCCCCAGCCCAGGACGCTGGAGTCAGGATCTGCTTAGCGCACTAGACAG TGAGGCAGAACCAGCAAAGACCAGTGGCACCCTGGATCTCCTGGCTGATGATATCATTTTAATCAACACAGAGGCTCgcag CCTCAGCACACagcgagaggaggagaagcagacagatgagacagccaaagaaacacaaag CCCCACGGAGACAGTCACTATAACCACCACAACTGTGATCATTACTGACAAAAG TGAAGAGGACCGTGCAGATCCCTGGAGCTCACATGTGACAACTACAGTCACTGCATCAAG CTCGGCTGATCCGTTTGATCCATATCCGATAGGGACCACATCCCCTAACAG CTCCTCTGACCTGCTCCAGCCCCTCGCAGATATTTCCATCAACAG TGCACCAGCCCCTACCATGGAGAACAAAGACTCAGGTCCAGAAACAAA TATGAGCGGTGCTGCACTTACATCCCTTGCAGACGACATCATCCCCATTGACACCGACACCACAAG CCCCAGCACTCAGTCTCAGCGGTCATGGGCACGCACATGGGAAACCAGCACACCTCAGCAGACTAACGCAGAAGAGAG CCAAGAGCCGGAGCCAGAAGGCCAAGCGGAAGATCAACAGACGCTGATCATGTTTGAGAGAAA GTCCACTGAGAATGACTCCCCATGGGACAGGTGGACATCACCCACTGTCTATACTGTCACTACCActacaggagaggaagaggaggaagaggaggaggagaaggaggaaag CCCTGAGGATACACAGACTCAGACAGTCACGACCACCACCACTATCAG GGAGATGCACAGTGAGCCAGAGCCTGCTATGGATCG GACCGTGACAGAAGAAGACCGCCGTGTCCAAACACCAGAACCTGAGGGCAAAAA GGCGTTTGTATATGTGAAGGAGTATGTCAATGCAACGGAGCTGTCCTTGCATAACACCAGAGACACAATGGAAGG CAAATCAGATTATTTGACATCAAGCTCCGTCAGTGACTCTTTTAGCAGTCCCCCCACTCACTCCAG TGGCTCCCTGTCATCCACATGTACATACTGTGGAGAGCAGGTGGGACATGACGCCAGGATCACCATTGAGCACCTCAATATCAACTGTCACCCTGACTGCTTCAAG TGCGCTGTGTGTAGTAAGCCTATGGGAGACCTTCTCTACAGTATGTTCATACATGGTGGTAAAGTCCACTGCGAGTGCTGCTACTCCAAAGCTTTGGACTGA
- the znf185 gene encoding zinc finger protein 185 isoform X1, with protein sequence MSNKGDRAAVFRTTKVRTKLKGDGSWLQRRSEPQAETEEEKPWIAEVRASRLNGAPTDTSPVSSPTTSTPPPTKPDTERAPATGYLIRGVFTKLEDKPASSSTSNGFSGTTQFNKKPSESYKKIALHTVRPTSETQESQLSQEEQERRKEAASNVLKKSAVRQRSYVLSAAKKYDSKEKAPDTPLVNSSPSFVAKRVEITDDDESNMTPAPASSPAPSPVSPVAPVTSVASAPQPKPRKIVDTSVKTAVNVAVDEPVAPKVEETAPEPVQKDPAPVSVTEKDPFEDVKPGCTKVATPLPELVPVCVEAVCAKPEPEDSGVSGKAGTPLVKLVPALPTPAPTTTPPSPAPAPTVPEPPAPVSAVTAIAVKTESEPEVEPGSESEPQTEPEPEPEPEEKPEPEPKPEPEPEQKPEPKPEPESTPSPKPSSSGDTLTALYDTLIPFDTSSTSFKDDEPVLAKEEGGSADSHTTENSVEKEPEPALSNCEPITDDLLALDDSPEESAEPVPPSPGRWSQDLLSALDSEAEPAKTSGTLDLLADDIILINTEARSLSTQREEEKQTDETAKETQSPTETVTITTTTVIITDKSEEDRADPWSSHVTTTVTASSSADPFDPYPIGTTSPNSSSDLLQPLADISINSAPAPTMENKDSGPETNMSGAALTSLADDIIPIDTDTTSPSTQSQRSWARTWETSTPQQTNAEESQEPEPEGQAEDQQTLIMFERKSTENDSPWDRWTSPTVYTVTTTTGEEEEEEEEEKEESPEDTQTQTVTTTTTIREMHSEPEPAMDRTVTEEDRRVQTPEPEGKKAFVYVKEYVNATELSLHNTRDTMEGKSDYLTSSSVSDSFSSPPTHSSGSLSSTCTYCGEQVGHDARITIEHLNINCHPDCFKCAVCSKPMGDLLYSMFIHGGKVHCECCYSKALD encoded by the exons ATGTCAAACA AGGGGgacagagcagctgtttttcGTACCACCAAAGTGCGGACCAAGCTGAAGGGAGACGGCAGCTGGTTGCAGCGCCGCAGTGAACCTCAGGCTgaaactgaggaggagaaaCCCTG GATAGCAGAGGTAAGAGCCAGTCGTTTGAATGGAGCCCCTACAGATACCAGTCCAGTGTCTTCCCCAACAACATCCACTCCGCCACCCACCAAGCCTGACACTGAAAG AGCACCAGCAACAGGATATCTGATCAG aggCGTTTTCACTAAACTGGAAGATAAGCCTGCGTCATCCTCAACATCTAATGGCTTTAG tggaaCAACACAATTCAACAAAAAACCTTCAGAGAGCTACAAGAAGAT AGCCCTTCACACTGTGAGGCCCACTTCAGAGACCCAGGAGAGCCAGCTTagccaggaggagcaggagagacg GAAAGAGGCAGCTAGCAATGTTCTGAAGAAATCTGCAGTCAGGCAGCGGTCGTATGTGCTTTCTGCTGCTAAGAAATATGA CTCTAAAGAAAAAGCACCTGACACCCCATTGGTCAACAGCAGTCCATCATTTGTGGCTAAAAG GGTGGAGattactgatgatgatgagagcaACATGACTCCAGCACCTGCCAGCTCTCCGGCCCCCTCCCCCGTCTCACCCGTCGCCCCTGTCACATCTGTTGCCTCTGCGCCACAGCCCAAACCAAGGAAAAT AGTTGACACCAgtgtaaaaacagctgttaatgTCGCTGTCGATGAGCCGGTGGCTCCAAAGGTGGAGGAGACTGCACCAGAGCCCGTGCAAAAAGACCCCGCTCCAGTGTCTGTTACAGAAAAAGACCCGTTTGAAGACGTGAAACCAGGGTGCACCAAGGTGGCCACGCCTCTCCCTGAACTTGTCCCTGTGTGCGTTGAAGCAGTCTGTGCCAAGCCAGAGCCTGAGGATTCAGGTGTCTCTGGGAAAGCCGGGACCCCTCTGGTTAAACTTGTCCCTGCATTACCAACCCCGGCTCCAACAACAACTCCACCATCTCCTGCCCCAGCTCCAACTGTCCCAGAGCCACCTGCTCCAGTGTCTGCTGTAACAGCGATCGCAGTGAAGACAGAATCTGAACCTGAAGTAGAGCCTGGATCAGAatcagagccacagacagagccagaaccagaaccagagccagaggaaaaaccagaaccagagccaaaaccagaaccagagccagagcAAAAACCAGAACCAAAACCAGAACCAGAATCTACACCGTCTCCAAAGCCGAG CTCCAGCGGTGACACGCTTACCGCCTTGTACGACACTCTCATTCCATTTGACACAAGTTCAACCAG TTTCAAGGATGATGAGCCAGTGCTGGcaaaggaagagggaggctcAGCGGACAGTCACACCACAGAGAACAG TGTTGAAAAGGAGCCAGAACCAGCACTCAGCAACTGTGAACCAATAACAGACGATCTCCTGGCTCTTGATGATAG TCCAGAGGAGTCAGCAGAGCCTGTTCCCCCCAGCCCAGGACGCTGGAGTCAGGATCTGCTTAGCGCACTAGACAG TGAGGCAGAACCAGCAAAGACCAGTGGCACCCTGGATCTCCTGGCTGATGATATCATTTTAATCAACACAGAGGCTCgcag CCTCAGCACACagcgagaggaggagaagcagacagatgagacagccaaagaaacacaaag CCCCACGGAGACAGTCACTATAACCACCACAACTGTGATCATTACTGACAAAAG TGAAGAGGACCGTGCAGATCCCTGGAGCTCACATGTGACAACTACAGTCACTGCATCAAG CTCGGCTGATCCGTTTGATCCATATCCGATAGGGACCACATCCCCTAACAG CTCCTCTGACCTGCTCCAGCCCCTCGCAGATATTTCCATCAACAG TGCACCAGCCCCTACCATGGAGAACAAAGACTCAGGTCCAGAAACAAA TATGAGCGGTGCTGCACTTACATCCCTTGCAGACGACATCATCCCCATTGACACCGACACCACAAG CCCCAGCACTCAGTCTCAGCGGTCATGGGCACGCACATGGGAAACCAGCACACCTCAGCAGACTAACGCAGAAGAGAG CCAAGAGCCGGAGCCAGAAGGCCAAGCGGAAGATCAACAGACGCTGATCATGTTTGAGAGAAA GTCCACTGAGAATGACTCCCCATGGGACAGGTGGACATCACCCACTGTCTATACTGTCACTACCActacaggagaggaagaggaggaagaggaggaggagaaggaggaaag CCCTGAGGATACACAGACTCAGACAGTCACGACCACCACCACTATCAG GGAGATGCACAGTGAGCCAGAGCCTGCTATGGATCG GACCGTGACAGAAGAAGACCGCCGTGTCCAAACACCAGAACCTGAGGGCAAAAA GGCGTTTGTATATGTGAAGGAGTATGTCAATGCAACGGAGCTGTCCTTGCATAACACCAGAGACACAATGGAAGG CAAATCAGATTATTTGACATCAAGCTCCGTCAGTGACTCTTTTAGCAGTCCCCCCACTCACTCCAG TGGCTCCCTGTCATCCACATGTACATACTGTGGAGAGCAGGTGGGACATGACGCCAGGATCACCATTGAGCACCTCAATATCAACTGTCACCCTGACTGCTTCAAG TGCGCTGTGTGTAGTAAGCCTATGGGAGACCTTCTCTACAGTATGTTCATACATGGTGGTAAAGTCCACTGCGAGTGCTGCTACTCCAAAGCTTTGGACTGA